From the Hevea brasiliensis isolate MT/VB/25A 57/8 chromosome 15, ASM3005281v1, whole genome shotgun sequence genome, one window contains:
- the LOC110655284 gene encoding probable protein phosphatase 2C 39, protein MTGREILHKMKEKVGLGSSADSGKGKSKISKNVTHGYHLVKGKSHHAMEDYIVAQFKQVDDNELGLFAIFDGHLSHIIPDYLRSNLFDNILKEPDFWTEPENAMRRAYRITDTTILDQAADFGKGGSTAVTAILINCQMLVVANVGDSRAVICKNGVAKQLSVDHEPSVEREEIENRGGFVSNFPGDVPRVDGQLAVARAFGDKSLKEHLSSEPDVTKEMIDDDTDFIILASDGLWKVMSNQEAADAIKNIKDARSAAKHLTEEALNRKSTDDISCVVVKFL, encoded by the exons ATGACTGGTAGAGAGATCCTACACAAGATGAAG GAAAAAGTTGGATTAGGTTCATCTGCAGACTCTGGAAAGGGCAAGAGCAAGATATCAAAGAATGTAACCCATGGCTATCACTTAGTGAAGGGAAAATCACATCATGCCATGGAAGATTATATTGTTGCACAATTTAAGCAAGTTGATGACAATGAACTTGGCTTGTTTGCAATATTTGATGGTCATCTGAGCCATATTATTCCTGATTACTTGCGATCGAATTTGTTTGACAATATCTTAAAAGAG CCAGACTTCTGGACAGAGCCAGAAAATGCCATGAGGAGAGCATATCGCATAACTGATACTACTATTTTGGACCAAGCAGCTGATTTTGGTAAAGGGGGTTCGACTGCTGTCACAGCAATATTAATCAACTGTCAGATGCTGGTAGTAGCCAACGTTGGTGATTCTCGAGCTGTGATTTGCAAGAATGGCGTTGCTAAACAACTGTCAGTTGATCATGAGCCAAGTGTAGAAAGGGAGGAAATTGAGAACAGGGGTGGTTTTGTGTCAAACTTTCCAG GGGATGTTCCCCGAGTTGATGGGCAATTGGCGGTGGCGAGGGCATTTGGTGACAAGAGCTTGAAAGAACATCTCAGCTCAGAGCCGGATGTAACGAAGGAAATGATCGATGATGATACAGATTTTATTATCTTAGCTAGTGATGGGTTGTGGAAG GTAATGTCAAACCAAGAAGCAGCAGATGCTATCAAGAACATAAAGGATGCTCGTTCTGCAGCGAAACACCTTACTGAAGAGGCACTTAATAGGAAGAGCACAGATGACATTTCCTGCGTAGTTGTAAAATTTCTGTGA
- the LOC110655335 gene encoding phytosulfokine receptor 2, translating to MMVLDIVTMTFLKWVFFACFLCSSLGLKTSSQSCDPSDYLALREFSGNLTNGSIVTAWSKEANCCQWDGVVCGNNGNGSTGNRVIKLILPRKGLKGIISQSLGRLDKLKSLDLSCNHLQGGLPMEFSSLKQLEVVDLSHNMLSGRVSGVLSGLLSMQSLNISSNLFKEDLFELGGFPNLLVFNVSNNSFTGRIPPHICSSSSGIRFLDLSMNHLVGNLEGLDNCSTSLQQLHLDSNSLSGSLPDSLYSLSALQQFSISNNNLSGQLSKELSKLSSLRTLVIYGNRFSGYIPNVFGNLTQLEQLVAHSNMFSGPLPSTLALCTELCILDLRNNSLTGPIDLNFTGMPSLGTLDLASNHLFGPLPNSLSDCQKLKVLSLAKNELTGHIPNSFAKLTSILVLTLSNNSFFDLSGALSALQQCKNLSTLILTKNFIGEEIPRNVSGFENLMVLALGNCALKGQIPAWLLSCRKLQVLDLSWNQLDGSIPPWIGLMENLFYLDFSNNSLTGKIPESLTELKSLISLHCSISNVSAGVPLYVKRNRSASGLLYNQPTSFPPSLLLSNNRINGAILPEIGRLKQLHVLDLSRNSITGTIPSSISEMENLETLDLSSNDLYGSIPPSFEKLTFLSKFSVANNHLKGQIPAGGQFSSFPSSSFEGNPGLCGGVVSPCNVITNMLKPGIPSGSNGRFGRGNIGNILGITITVGVGLALILAIVLLKMSKRDVGDPIEDLDEEISWPHRLSEGLGSSKLVLFQNSDCKDLTVADLLKSTNNFNQANIIGCGGFGLVYKANLPNGTKAAIKRLSGDCGQMEREFRAEVEALSRAQHKNLVSLQGYCRHGNDRLLIYSYMENGSLDYWLHECVDGASFLKWDVRLKIAQGAASGLAYLHKVCEPHIVHRDVKSSNILLDEKFEAHLADFGLSRLLRPYDTHVTTDLVGTLGYIPPEYSQTLTATCRGDVYSFGVVLLELVTRRRPVEVCKGKNCRDLVSWVFQMKSEKREADVVDSSIWDKDLEKQLFEMLEIACRCLDQDPRRRPLIDEVVSWLDGIGIQSSQH from the coding sequence ATGATGGTCTTGGACATTGTTACAATGACTTTCCTCAAATGGGTATTCTTTGCTTGTTTTCTTTGTTCATCTTTGGGTCTCAAAACCTCATCCCAGTCCTGTGATCCAAGTGATTATTTGGCACTGAGAGAATTTTCCGGAAACCTCACAAATGGGTCCATTGTTACAGCATGGTCCAAAGAGGCTAATTGCTGCCAATGGGATGGTGTTGTTTGCGGAAATAATGGCAATGGTTCGACTGGTAATAGGGTAATTAAGCTAATTCTGCCTAGGAAGGGTCTCAAAGGGATAATATCGCAATCTTTGGGCCGTTTGGATAAACTGAAATCGCTTGATCTCTCATGCAATCATCTTCAAGGTGGATTGCCTATGGAGTTCTCAAGCTTGAAGCAGCTGGAGGTTgttgatttgagccataacatgTTGTCAGGACGGGTTTCTGGGGTGCTTTCTGGTTTGTTGTCTATGCAGTCACTGAATATTTCTAGCAATCTGTTCAAAGAGGATTTGTTTGAACTTGGGGGATTTCCAAATCTTCTTGTATTCAATGTGAGCAACAATTCATTTACTGGCCGAATCCCTCCCCACATTTGCAGCTCCTCTAGTGGGATTCGGTTTCTTGATTTGTCAATGAACCATCTTGTTGGCAATCTTGAAGGCTTGGATAATTGCAGCACATCTCTCCAGCAATTGCATTTGGATTCCAATTCACTTTCAGGCTCTCTTCCGGATTCTTTGTACTCACTGTCAGCTCTGCAGCAATTCTCAATCTCCAACAACAACTTATCTGGCCAGTTAAGCAAAGAATTGAGTAAGCTTTCTAGCCTCAGAACCTTGGTTATTTATGGAAACCGGTTTTCAGGCTATATTCCAAACGTGTTTGGTAACCTTACCCAGCTAGAACAACTTGTTGCACATTCAAATATGTTTTCCGGGCCATTACCTTCAACACTGGCATTATGCACAGAGCTCTGCATACTTGACCTGAGAAATAATTCTCTAACTGGTCCAATCGATCTTAATTTCACTGGAATGCCTAGCCTTGGTACTCTTGATCTTGCCAGTAATCATTTGTTTGGCCCCCTTCCAAATTCCCTGTCTGATTGCCAAAAACTGAAAGTTTTGAGTCTGGCTAAGAATGAGTTAACTGGCCATATCCCCAATAGTTTTGCAAAGCTCACATCCATTCTGGTTCTCACTTTATCAAACAATAGTTTTTTTGACCTATCTGGAGCATTATCTGCACTGCAGCAGTGCAAAAATCTCTCTACTCTTATCCTCACAAAGAATTTCATTGGTGAAGAAATTCCCAGAAATGTGAGTGGATTTGAGAATTTAATGGTGTTAGCCCTGGGAAATTGTGCTCTCAAAGGCCAAATTCCAGCTTGGTTGTTAAGTTGCAGGAAGTTACAAGTTCTGGATTTGTCATGGAATCAATTGGATGGCAGCATACCTCCTTGGATTGGTCTGATGGAGAATTTATTTTACTTGGACTTCTCAAATAACTCTCTCACTGGGAAGATCCCAGAAAGTTTGACCGAGCTGAAGAGCCTCATTTCCCTGCATTGCAGTATATCCAATGTTTCTGCTGGTGTTCCGCTGTATGTAAAGAGAAATCGGAGTGCTAGCGGTTTGCTGTACAACCAACCTACAAGTTTTCCCCCCTCGCTACTTTTGAGTAACAATAGAATAAATGGGGCAATTTTGCCCGAAATTGGACGGTTGAAACAGCTCCATGTCTTAGATTTGAGCAGGAATAGTATAACTGGGACCATACCTAGCTCCATATCAGAAATGGAGAACTTGGAAACTTTAGATTTGTCATCTAATGATCTGTATGGGTCAATTCCCCCATCATTTGAGAAACTCACATTCTTATCCAAGTTTAGTGTGGCTAATAATCACTTGAAGGGGCAAATTCCAGCTGGAGGGCAGTTCTCTAGCTTTCCAAGTTCGAGCTTTGAGGGCAACCCAGGACTATGTGGAGGAGTAGTTTCTCCTTGTAATGTCATTACCAATATGTTGAAGCCTGGTATTCCATCTGGTTCAAACGGTAGATTTGGTAGAGGAAACATTGGAAATATCCTGGGGATAACAATCACTGTGGGAGTGGGGCTTGCACTGATCCTTGCGATTGTTTTGCTTAAGATGTCAAAGAGGGATGTGGGAGATCCAATTGAGGATTTGGATGAGGAAATCAGCTGGCCACACAGATTATCTGAAGGCCTTGGGTCTTCCAAGTTGGTGCTATTTCAGAATTCAGATTGTAAGGATCTTACAGTTGCAGACTTGTTGAAGTCTACAAATAATTTTAACCAAGCAAATATCATTGGTTGTGGTGGATTTGGCCTGGTTTACAAGGCCAACCTTCCCAATGGTACCAAAGCAGCAATCAAGAGGCTTTCTGGGGACTGTGGTCAGATGGAACGTGAATTTCGAGCTGAAGTGGAAGCACTTTCAAGGGCTCAACACAAGAATCTTGTTTCTCTTCAAGGTTATTGCCGTCATGGTAATGACAGATTATTGATTTATTCATACATGGAGAATGGAAGTTTGGATTATTGGCTACATGAGTGTGTTGATGGAGCTTCATTTCTTAAATGGGATGTGAGACTCAAGATAGCGCAAGGTGCAGCATCTGGGTTAGCTTATCTGCACAAAGTTTGTGAGCCACATATAGTTCATCGGGATGTGAAATCTAGCAACATACTTTTAGATGAAAAATTTGAAGCTCATTTGGCCGATTTTGGCCTCTCAAGGCTACTTCGTCCCTATGATACTCATGTTACAACGGATTTGGTTGGCACTTTAGGCTATATTCCTCCTGAATATAGTCAGACATTGACAGCAACCTGCAGGGGTGATGTTTACAGTTTTGGTGTTGTTCTTCTTGAGCTCGTTACTCGTAGAAGGCCTGTGGAAGTTTGCAAAGGAAAAAACTGCAGGGATCTAGTCTCTTGGGTGTTTCAGATGAAGTCTGAAAAAAGGGAGGCAGATGTTGTGGACTCATCAATTTGGGACAAAGATCTCGAGAAGCAGCtgtttgaaatgcttgaaattgcCTGTAGATGCTTAGACCAAGATCCTAGGCGGAGACCCCTCATTGATGAGGTTGTTTCATGGCTTGATGGTATTGGAATTCAGAGTTCTCAACACTGA
- the LOC131173864 gene encoding uncharacterized protein LOC131173864, giving the protein MHEAKQQALDMDERSRTGATQFVADTAKEGVRKATEMADTVADTAKKTMDGAWKASREANEKIRERVVGDNSNSNRNNEEDLVVVEVEKIDGTVDTVEYRNIEMN; this is encoded by the coding sequence ATGCACGAGGCCAAGCAACAAGCACTAGATATGGACGAGAGGTCAAGGACAGGAGCAACTCAGTTTGTAGCTGATACAGCCAAAGAAGGGGTGAGAAAAGCTACGGAAATGGCAGATACAGTTGCAGATACAGCCAAGAAGACCATGGATGGTGCTTGGAAAGCAAGTAGGGAGGCGAACGAGAAGATTAGAGAGAGAGTAGTTGGTGACAATAGTAATAGCAATAGAAATAACGAGGAAGACCTAGTAGTTGTGGAGGTTGAAAAGATTGATGGAACTGTTGATACAGTAGAATATAGGAACATAGAAATGAATTGA